CGAGATCCCAGTACTGGATGCGCCATCGGGCGGGCGCCGCGACGCCCGCGCCGGTGCCCTGCGGCTGGTCGTTCCAGAAGTCGATCTGTGACCCGGAGACCCGCATCGGTTGGTCCCACGTGTACTGCACCCACTGCTGCGGCGGGTTGTTGCCGGTCCAGGTCCCCCACATGTCCGGTGGCAGCGGGTTCGACCGGACGATCTCGTCGTTGAGTGCCTTGATCCAGTACTGCGTGGGCACCGGCTGGTTGGAAACGGTGACCGTCGCCGCCTGGGCGATGTTCGCCCGCGGGGTGCGGTCCGGCCCCCTGACCGGCGTCGGCGTCACGAGCTTCAGCCTCGGCGGGCTCTGGGTGTCGTCCCACTCGACGGGGTCGATCGCCACCGACCGGCGGAAGTGGCCGCCGCCCACGGCGTCGGCGGTGTGGTACGCGATGTACCACCTGCCGTTGAACTCCAGGATGCCCGGGTGGCTCGTCGTCGAGGAGACCGGCCGGAGCATGGTGCCCCGGTAGGTCCACGGCCCCTCCGGCGACGACGCCGTCGCGTACGCGATGCAGGCGTGGTAGTTCGCCGGGGTGCACTGCGAGGTCGGACCGGCGTTGTTCCCGGCGTACGCCATGTAGTAGGTGCCGTTGCGCTTGAACGCCCAGGCCGCCTCGAAGAAGCCGGTCAGGCCGGTGACCGAACGCTGGGTGGTGACCGGCGTCTTCATGTCCTGCTGGAGCTCGATCATCCGCAGCTGGCTGAACGAGCCCCACCAGAGGTACACCCGCTGGTTCGGTGCTGTGCCGTCGACGAGGATCGTCGGGTCGATGTTGTGGATGGTGTTGGGCGTGGGGACCCGCTGGGAGATGATCGGCCCGCCCGCGTGGTCGGTCCACGGGCCGGTGGGGCTGTCCGAGACGGCCACGCCGATCGCGAACTTGTCCGAGGCCGGGCTGTCCCGTTCGTTGATCGGTACGTACCAGTAGTAGCGCCCGTCCACGCCCCGGACGACCTGGCCGGCGTACGCGCGCCCCGGCGTCGCCCAAGCGAAGACCTGTTCCGGGCGCATCAGCGACGGGAAGTGGGTCCACTCCCCCGCCTGGACATCCGTGGTCCGGAACGCGCCCCACTCGTTCATTATGAAGTCGTTGGTGGACGGTCCGGCCTGGTCGTGGCCGGTGTAGATGTACAGCTGGTCCTGGCCGCTGTCGTTGCCGGGCGCGCCGCCCGGAACGACGACCGGCGCCGGGTCGGCGGAGTAGTAGCTGCCGTCGCCGAGGATCGGATTGACGGTGTTGGTGAAGGTGTACGAGTCGGCGGCGTGCGCCGGCGCGGCGATCCCGACCAGGCCGGCGGCGACGAGCCCGGCGACCGCCGTCGCGGCGAGCGTCCTGCGGACCCGGCGCGTCGGCCGGCGGGTTGGTGGGGCGGCGCCGCGTACCACTGTGGTGTTCACGGTGTCGTTCTCCTCACTGTTGTCCGGAGGTGGTGGCGGCGCCGGTGCGGCGCCGCCACCACGAAGGGTCAGCCGCAGGCGAGCGCGCCGAACGGCGCCTCGAATGCCACCGTCACCGGCTGGCCGTCCACGCTGCCGGTGGCCTTCACCGTCGCGACTCCGGCCGGCACCGACTCGGCGCGGGTGGTGAACGCCTGGTAGGCGGACTTGCCGGGGGCGACGCCGGACACCGTGCGCGACCCGTACGGCGTGATCAGCTCGATGGTGAGCGGCACGTCCTCGGCGTTGCGCGCGTTGACCGAGACGTAGGCGCGGGTGCCGACGCACTGCGTGCGCGCCTGCGCCTCGACGTCCCACGTCGGAGTCTGCGGCGGGTCGCCCACGGTGAGGGTCAGCGTGGTCCGTGTGGCGCCGGCCTGGCTGACGTAGTCGGGCAGGATCAGGTTGCCGATGATGGTGTAGCGACCGGGGGTGTCGACGACGTCCTCGTCGAACTGCCAGTCGACACCGATGGCCTGGTTGTCCCGGGACCCGTCGTTGTAGGAGACCTCCACCTTGTCCGGCAGGTGGGGAAGCTCCCCCACGTCGACGGCCCGCTCGAACGTCTCCGCGCCCTGGATCGAGATGCCGCCCGGCGCCGTTTCCGGCCGCACGTAGACGCGGGCCTCGGCGATCAGGCCGTACGCGTCGTTCGTGCCGTAGACCACGAACGGTTCGACGTTGGTCTCCGCGACCATCGCCGGCGTGATCTCCTGCCAGTTGAAGGCGACTGTGCCGCGAGCACCGCTGGCGTAGACCGCGTCGAGCGCGCTCGGCAGGGTGGGCACGTCACCCACCGCGGTCCGGATGAGCACCGGAGAGCGCACCGAGTCTACGGTCTCGCCGTTGGCGCGCCAGCGCAGCACGCCGGTGCCCGCGCCGCTGCCCATGAGGCCCCAGATGCGGATGCGCAGATAGCTGGTCGTGACCGGTTGGAAGTCGAAGTGGTTGTAGACGTTGGTGGTGAGCCCACCGGCGTACGTCGAGTCCCCGGTGAGGGTGACCGCCGTCCAGGTGGTGCCGTCCGCGGAGCTCTCGATCGCGTACGTCGTGCCCGTGGGCCGGCGGGTGCCGCCGTTGTCGTCGTACCAGTAGATGTCGGTCGACGACAGCCGCACCGGTGCGGTCCACCGGTACTGGATCCACGCCTCCCGCTCCGGGCTGGTGCCGTTCTGTGTCTGGCCCCAGTTGCCCCAGCCGTTCCCGGCACCCGGGTTCGAGCTGTTCGGGGTGGTGTTCTCCTTGACCCGCTGGTGGTTCTCCCACGACGCGGTGCCGCTGGTGCTGACCGTGGCCGAGGAGCCGAACTCGGCGACCACCTCCCGCTTGGCGAGGGTCACCGCCACGGTCACCTCGGACCGCTTCTCGCCGTCGTTGGCGAAGAGCCGGAACACGTAGTCACCCTCGACCGTGCCGGTCACGCGGGTGGTCAGCGCCTTCGGGTCGGAGAAGATGACGCCCGCTCCGGGCGGGGCCGAGACGGTCTCCCAGCCGAAGGTGAGCTCGCTGTCGTAGGGGATGCCGTCGTCGGACGCCGTGCCGGCCAGCCTGGTGGACAGGTTGCCGTCCGCCGAGCCGTCGCGCGCGGCGGTGACCACGGGGGCCTGGTTGGAGACCTCGGGTACGTCGCGTCCCGAGTCGAAGACCTGGATCTCGGAGATCGCCGTGTAGAACGTCGGGTTGTTGGTGAACGCGATGCGCAGCTTGTTCGACGTCACGGTGTCGAACAGCGCCTCGTTGAACTTCGCTGACGGGACTGTCGGGTTCTTGAACTGGCCCGGTACCTCCTTCCAGCCGCCGTCGCCGTCGGGCACCTGCACCCACCAGCGCGCGGGCTCGCGGTAGCCACCGGCCTGGCGGTCGCTGACGGCGTACACCTTGACGTTGTCGAAGGATTTGGCCGACCCGAGGTCCAGCTCGATGTAACCGTTCTTGTCGGTCGTGCCGTAGTTCCCCCAGTACGGCTCGTTGGCGGTGACGCCGTCGGTCACGGCCGCGAGCGACACCGGCCGCTCGGTCTCCTTGATGGCGCCGGGTGTGTAGTTCATCGAGGTGGTGCTCCAGCCGGGCGTGTGGAACTGCCGCCACGGCGTCGGCCGCACGCCCTGCTGCGTGTACGACGAGCTGAGGTTGGCGCCCGTCGCCAGGTTCGGCGCGTCCTCGGTGAGGTCGATGCCGGCCGTCTTCAGGTACTCGACGACGCGGGTGTCCTCGATCGGGGTGTCGACCGCGCTCGGGACGTTGGCCCCGGTCGTCGCGGTGAACGTGACGGTCAGGCCGGCCTCAACCTGGACCTGGTTGGTGCGCGGGTCGTAGGTGAGCTTGCCGAGCTTGTCGGCGCTGACCTTCTTCTCCCCGTTCAGGAAGAGGCTGTAGCCGGCGCCCAGGCCGTAGTTGCTGCCGTCGGGGTCCCAGACGATGGTGACGTCCTGCCCGTGGTAGCGCAGGTTGTTGGCCATGAAGTGGTCGTAGCCGAACTTGATCGGCGACAGCTCGATCTTGTCGTCGGAGCGCGGCTGGAGGCCGGCCATGTCCTCGACGAAGATGTAGTTCATGTTGCCGAGCATCACGTGGTTCGGGTTGTTGCGGTTGTAGGTCTTCGCGGTCGGGTTCCAGTTGGAGTAGTACTCCGCCTGGTTCGGGGCGCGCAGGTCCGCGTTCGGGTAGATGCTCCAGGCCATCCAGTCCAGCAGCCGCTTGGCGTACGCCGGGGTGATGTACTTCTGCTCGGGGTCGTAGTGGCGCAGCGCCGAGCGGACACCGCGATACTGCACTGTGAAGTTGATGTTGGAGAAGTTGTTGGAGCCGCCGATCCCGTAGGCGGTCCGGTCGTACTGGTTGGCGGTGTAGAACGGGAAGATCGGGAAGTTGTCGCCGTAGGTCAGGAAGCGGAACCCGTCGACGTAGTTCTGCCACTGGTCGAACGGGATGAGGTTCTCGGCGTAGACGTCGTAGAGGTTCGATTCGCGGGCCGGGATCAGGTCGCGGGCCGACGCGGGCAGCGGGTTGGGTCGGCCGTTGGCGCTGGCCGCGCTGGTGGCGCCGTGCGACGTGCCGGCGAGGAACATCCGCATGTCGGTGCTCCACAGCCGGTCGAGGATCTCCGCGCGGATGGCGTCGGCGCCGCCGGCCATCTCGTCGACCTTGCCCTGGTCGGCGCCGGCGAGCTGGTAGAGCTGGCGGGCGGCGTCGAACGCGCCCCACACGTACGCGGACTCGGGGCGCTCGATGGTGCGTGCCCCGGGCGCGCCGGCGTTGGCCTTCGGGTAGCCGAAGGTGATCGCGTCGGCGTCGTTGCCCGGCATGTAGTTGGTGTCGTAGGCGATGAGCTTGTCGTCGTTGCCGTCGTAGTGCTCGAGCTGGCCGACGCCGTCGCCCTCGAAGTAGCGGGCGAACTTCCGGGCGATCTCCTTGCCACCGCCGTGCACGTTGTAGGCCTCGAGTCCGGCGGTGCCGATGTACTGCGAGTAGTGGTTGTTCCAGCTCGTGTGCCCCGGACTGTCCAGGAAGGCCGAGGAGCCGGACAGCTCGCCGATGTTGAGGACCTGGCCGTACGGCAGGTAGGGCGTGCGCAGCCACTTGGTGTCCTGCAGGTGCATCGGCTGGGTCAGCGCGACGGCGTTCTGGTAGAGGTTCACCCCCTCGATCGTCGTGGGGTACTGGTAGACGTGGCCGGGCGCGTTGGCGTCGAGGGTGTTGTACCGCTCACCCCACCAGCGGTAGACGATGGCCTTCTCCAGGGCGGGGTCGGGCACGTTGATGTAGGGCACGTCCTGCGCCCAGCGGCGGTTGAAGGCGGTGATGCCGGTGCGGACGGCCGTGGCCGGAGGCATCTCGGCGTACTCCTGGTAGCTCGGCACGGTCCTGGTCAGGCCGGCCGACGAGACGGCGCCGACCACGGACAGCGACACCGACCCGCCGGCCGGCACGGTGATCTCGCGGTCCAGGTTCGCTCCGGTACGGCTGAAGCCGGCACCGGTGAGGTCGACCCTGATCGAGTCCCAGGCGGTGTCGACGAGCCCGTTGTTGGCGCCGCTGGTGATGGTGCGCGTGCCGGTCAGCGCGGCGGCGCCGGGCCCGGCCTGGGTGGCCAGCGGGGACGCGGCGCGGACGGTGAGGGTGGCCGGCGCGTCGCCGGGGTTGTCGAAGTCGAGGGCGGTGACGGCGACGTTGTCCTCGGTGATGAACTTGGTCTGGTTGGCGGTGACTCCGGTGGTCCCGATCGTGTACCGGCTCTTCGCGTGGCTCGGCGCGTTGAACCGGTTGGCGTTGACCTCGGTGACGGTCTGCCCGGGCACCGTGACGGTGTACAGGTTGCCGAGGTTGTTGGGGCCACCGACGTACGCGCTGCCGGCGAAGCCCATGACGGTGAAGTTGTTGTTGCTCGCGCCGCGCATGTAGAGAGAGCGGCCGCGGGTCATCAGCACCGCAGACCCGATCGTTCCGGGGACGCCCAGCACGCGGTCGAGGTAGTAGTCCGTGCCGCCGGCGGCCAGGTCCTTTTCGAAGATCGACTGGTGCATGTTCCCCGCGGTGAACGGCACACCGGGCTTGAGCTGGTTGGCGACATCGCCGACGTTGCTGTAGGTCGGGTCGCCGATCTCCATGGCATGGTTCTGGCCGTTGGTGTAGACCCCGACGTCACCCTCGTTGCCCGGCAGGACCGGGCTGGCGGCGTGGGCCGGAGACGGTACGCCGACCGCCCCTCCCACCACCAGCGCGGCCAGGGCGGCCCAGAGGGGCACCCTCCTCACTCGCCTATGGATCATGTCGTTCCTCCTTGTCGTCGGTACGGCTGAACGGGAGGTGCGTTAGCGCTAACATCAGTGGGCCGCAAAGCCCGTGGCACCTGGTCAGCGCTCTGTCGGTAGCCAGACGCGCATGGTCGAGGGCCCTCGGTTGGCCCAGTCGTGGTACTCCACCAGCGCCACCTCGTCGAGGTCCTCGTCGAGGTCCTCGTCGAGGTCCTCGCCGACGACCGGCACCGACTCGGCCGCGTCGGTCCGGTAGGGCCAGTCGTGGTCGTTCGGATGGGCGCGCCGGCAGCGAACGGTGACGCGACCGTCGACGAGGCGGGGCGGTTGGCTGGTGTCGACGCGAAGCTCGTCGACCGTCTCGACGCCGGGCACGTCCACCGACTCCAGGGCGAGCACGAGTGGGCCGTGCTCCACCGCGACGCAGCCACGGACCGCGTCGATGCGCGCGTCCGGGTAGGTGAACCGGGGCGCCATCGGCAGGGACAGGACGACCTCGTCGCCCCGTCGCCACGTCCGGTTCTCCGTGACGAGACCGGGACCGACCGGACGGGTGTCTCCATCGACGGTCAGCGTCGCACCCTGGCCCGCCCAGCCGGGCACCCGCAACGACAGCGACCAGGGACGGTCGTCGTCGCTCTCGATCCGCACCCGGACCTGCCCACCGTGCGGGTAGTCGGTCGCGATGCTCACGCCCAGCTCCCGGCCGTCGGCCAGGCGGTGCCCGACGGTACCGGGCAGGTACTGGTGAAGTTGCAGACCCTCGTCGTCGGAGGTGGCGACGTAGGCCGACAGGCTGGCCAGGGTGCGGGCGACGTTGGTCGGGCAGCAGGAGACCTCGAACCAGGGCGCCCGCAGCGACGCCGCCGCGCGAAGGCTGGGCCGGTCGGCGTCGGGAAGGGTGCCGAGCTCGCGGCGGTGCAGCGTGTTGGTGTAGAAGAAGCTCCGCCCGTCGGCCGACGGAGAGGTCGACACCACGTTGAAGAGCGTCCGCTCGATGAGGTCGGCGTACCGGGGGTCGCCGTCGGCGAGCAGCAGCCGCCACGCCAGCATCACCGAGCCGACGCCGGCGCAGGTCTCGGAGTAGGCCCGGTCCGGAGGCAGCACCCAGTCCTCGCCGAGCGCCTCGTCCTGGTGCCGGGAGCCCTGCCCGCCGGTGACGTACGTGCGCCGGGCCACCGCGTTGCTCCACTGGGTACGTACCGCGTCCAGCAGGCTGGCGTCCTTCAGTTCGACGGCGACGTCGGCGGCGCCGGCGGCGAGATAGTTCGCGCGTACCGCGTGCCCCCGCAGGACGGTCGCCTCCCGGACGGGACGTTCGTCCTGGAAGTACTCCCGGCCGTATTCCACATCGCTGAGCCGGCCGTGACCCCGCCGGTCGACGAAGAGAGCGGCCTGGGTCAGGTAGCGGTCGTCGCCGGTGACCCGGGCGAACTCCACAAGCGCGGTCTCGATCTCCGGGTGCCCGCAGAGCCCGTCGACGCCGTCCGGACCGAAGGTGTCGCAGACGTTGTCGGCGGCACGGCGGGCGACCTCGACCAGCCCGTCGTCCGCACCGGGACGCGTACGGGCGCGGGCGACCGCGGCCTGGAGGAGATGACCGACGCAGTAGAGCTCATGACCCCATTCGAGGTCGGACCACCGGGGCGCCTGCCCGGGGCGGCCGAACCTGGTGTTGAGGTAGCCGTCGGCCTCCTGCGCCGCGGCCACCCGTCGCACGATGGCGCGGAACCTCGACTCGAGCTCCGCATCGCCGGTCCGGCCGATCTCCCAGGCCAGCGCCTCGAGGAACTTGTAGATCTCCGAGTCGGAGAACTCGCGTCCACGGCGTTCGCGGGACAGGTCGCCCTGCACGGCAAGGTCGAAGTTGCCGATCCAGCCCGCACGCTCGAGCCAGTGCTCGATGTGCGGGAGCGTCGCGGCGGCGTTGATCGACTGACGCT
Above is a window of Micromonospora coriariae DNA encoding:
- a CDS encoding discoidin domain-containing protein yields the protein MRRVPLWAALAALVVGGAVGVPSPAHAASPVLPGNEGDVGVYTNGQNHAMEIGDPTYSNVGDVANQLKPGVPFTAGNMHQSIFEKDLAAGGTDYYLDRVLGVPGTIGSAVLMTRGRSLYMRGASNNNFTVMGFAGSAYVGGPNNLGNLYTVTVPGQTVTEVNANRFNAPSHAKSRYTIGTTGVTANQTKFITEDNVAVTALDFDNPGDAPATLTVRAASPLATQAGPGAAALTGTRTITSGANNGLVDTAWDSIRVDLTGAGFSRTGANLDREITVPAGGSVSLSVVGAVSSAGLTRTVPSYQEYAEMPPATAVRTGITAFNRRWAQDVPYINVPDPALEKAIVYRWWGERYNTLDANAPGHVYQYPTTIEGVNLYQNAVALTQPMHLQDTKWLRTPYLPYGQVLNIGELSGSSAFLDSPGHTSWNNHYSQYIGTAGLEAYNVHGGGKEIARKFARYFEGDGVGQLEHYDGNDDKLIAYDTNYMPGNDADAITFGYPKANAGAPGARTIERPESAYVWGAFDAARQLYQLAGADQGKVDEMAGGADAIRAEILDRLWSTDMRMFLAGTSHGATSAASANGRPNPLPASARDLIPARESNLYDVYAENLIPFDQWQNYVDGFRFLTYGDNFPIFPFYTANQYDRTAYGIGGSNNFSNINFTVQYRGVRSALRHYDPEQKYITPAYAKRLLDWMAWSIYPNADLRAPNQAEYYSNWNPTAKTYNRNNPNHVMLGNMNYIFVEDMAGLQPRSDDKIELSPIKFGYDHFMANNLRYHGQDVTIVWDPDGSNYGLGAGYSLFLNGEKKVSADKLGKLTYDPRTNQVQVEAGLTVTFTATTGANVPSAVDTPIEDTRVVEYLKTAGIDLTEDAPNLATGANLSSSYTQQGVRPTPWRQFHTPGWSTTSMNYTPGAIKETERPVSLAAVTDGVTANEPYWGNYGTTDKNGYIELDLGSAKSFDNVKVYAVSDRQAGGYREPARWWVQVPDGDGGWKEVPGQFKNPTVPSAKFNEALFDTVTSNKLRIAFTNNPTFYTAISEIQVFDSGRDVPEVSNQAPVVTAARDGSADGNLSTRLAGTASDDGIPYDSELTFGWETVSAPPGAGVIFSDPKALTTRVTGTVEGDYVFRLFANDGEKRSEVTVAVTLAKREVVAEFGSSATVSTSGTASWENHQRVKENTTPNSSNPGAGNGWGNWGQTQNGTSPEREAWIQYRWTAPVRLSSTDIYWYDDNGGTRRPTGTTYAIESSADGTTWTAVTLTGDSTYAGGLTTNVYNHFDFQPVTTSYLRIRIWGLMGSGAGTGVLRWRANGETVDSVRSPVLIRTAVGDVPTLPSALDAVYASGARGTVAFNWQEITPAMVAETNVEPFVVYGTNDAYGLIAEARVYVRPETAPGGISIQGAETFERAVDVGELPHLPDKVEVSYNDGSRDNQAIGVDWQFDEDVVDTPGRYTIIGNLILPDYVSQAGATRTTLTLTVGDPPQTPTWDVEAQARTQCVGTRAYVSVNARNAEDVPLTIELITPYGSRTVSGVAPGKSAYQAFTTRAESVPAGVATVKATGSVDGQPVTVAFEAPFGALACG
- a CDS encoding glycoside hydrolase family 127 protein produces the protein MSGTAPTAAPVLPIRGRLRPLGLDQVRITGGFWAERQSINAAATLPHIEHWLERAGWIGNFDLAVQGDLSRERRGREFSDSEIYKFLEALAWEIGRTGDAELESRFRAIVRRVAAAQEADGYLNTRFGRPGQAPRWSDLEWGHELYCVGHLLQAAVARARTRPGADDGLVEVARRAADNVCDTFGPDGVDGLCGHPEIETALVEFARVTGDDRYLTQAALFVDRRGHGRLSDVEYGREYFQDERPVREATVLRGHAVRANYLAAGAADVAVELKDASLLDAVRTQWSNAVARRTYVTGGQGSRHQDEALGEDWVLPPDRAYSETCAGVGSVMLAWRLLLADGDPRYADLIERTLFNVVSTSPSADGRSFFYTNTLHRRELGTLPDADRPSLRAAASLRAPWFEVSCCPTNVARTLASLSAYVATSDDEGLQLHQYLPGTVGHRLADGRELGVSIATDYPHGGQVRVRIESDDDRPWSLSLRVPGWAGQGATLTVDGDTRPVGPGLVTENRTWRRGDEVVLSLPMAPRFTYPDARIDAVRGCVAVEHGPLVLALESVDVPGVETVDELRVDTSQPPRLVDGRVTVRCRRAHPNDHDWPYRTDAAESVPVVGEDLDEDLDEDLDEVALVEYHDWANRGPSTMRVWLPTER